The following proteins are co-located in the Microbacterium immunditiarum genome:
- a CDS encoding SseB family protein: MALFSRGKRTPDEQPESVAPSDADAADTDAAPGAAADQSVPHVGISLSTYGRATTPAQQPPSPSPQAAEHAAGSGAQASDNVLLRDALAKLPAEPTGRDVMAVARQLLQGHLFLRVKGDARALLAAGENLPLAMLTAGDKQFAVAYSGLGALRASVLADGDTGTSAMAQPVASVLRYVLAGTYAGLVLDPASGQSRAVIPRELLERIVEEAGGTEFPIKRLVSGERTPQTATEIGRALVDAKLWVSVGQTEQGPGISEARANDGKRLLEIFSHPLEVIALDRGTQPVPMTPAQLAAVLITEPGLDGVLIDPAGPWISLTRDNLAPVLALAPEG, encoded by the coding sequence ATGGCCCTCTTCTCGCGCGGCAAGCGCACGCCTGACGAACAGCCCGAATCCGTGGCGCCGTCCGACGCGGACGCGGCAGACACGGATGCCGCGCCCGGCGCGGCCGCAGACCAGTCGGTCCCACACGTCGGCATCTCGCTCTCGACCTACGGCCGTGCCACCACCCCTGCGCAGCAGCCGCCGTCACCGTCGCCACAGGCCGCCGAGCACGCGGCGGGCTCGGGCGCCCAGGCGTCCGACAACGTCCTTCTGCGCGACGCTCTCGCGAAGCTGCCCGCCGAGCCGACTGGCCGAGACGTGATGGCGGTCGCGCGGCAGCTGCTGCAGGGCCACCTCTTCCTGCGCGTGAAGGGCGACGCCCGCGCCCTCCTCGCCGCGGGCGAGAACCTCCCCCTCGCGATGCTGACAGCGGGCGACAAGCAGTTCGCCGTCGCGTACAGCGGATTGGGCGCGCTGCGGGCGAGCGTGCTCGCCGACGGCGACACCGGAACGTCCGCGATGGCGCAGCCCGTGGCATCCGTGCTCCGGTACGTCCTCGCCGGGACGTACGCCGGTCTCGTGCTCGACCCCGCGTCGGGGCAGAGCCGTGCGGTGATCCCGCGGGAGCTGCTCGAGCGCATCGTCGAAGAGGCGGGCGGCACGGAGTTCCCGATCAAGCGCCTCGTCTCGGGCGAGCGCACCCCGCAGACGGCGACCGAGATCGGCCGCGCGCTCGTCGACGCGAAGCTGTGGGTGTCGGTCGGCCAGACGGAGCAGGGTCCAGGCATCTCCGAGGCGCGTGCGAACGACGGCAAGCGCCTGCTCGAGATCTTCTCGCACCCGCTCGAGGTCATCGCTCTCGACCGCGGCACGCAGCCCGTTCCGATGACGCCCGCCCAGCTCGCCGCCGTGCTGATCACCGAGCCCGGGCTCGACGGAGTGCTCATCGATCCCGCGGGCCCGTGGATCAGCCTCACACGCGACAACCTCGCGCCCGTCCTCGCGCTCGCGCCCGAGGGCTAG
- a CDS encoding alpha/beta hydrolase: MAEEWIPDILGGPFEQLTLPLGEDDEGPVVATLVRSIRNPLLSLFSPLRDVDVLAVHGWSDYFFQTELAEFWNGLGARFYALDLRKYGRSMRAGQTPGYVARLDEYDEDIEAALDAMGHGAGWSRGARRLVLLGHSTGGLTLSLWAARHAGRAAAVVLNSPWLELQLGSVARQAIAPLVDLRARIDPLGQHPAVDLGFYTRAQTEVGVLPAPAYRTDWRPPRGFPTHPGWLAAVLEGHRRIAAGVDVGAPTLVLLSARSTPPLSWSEDMTSSDSVLVVDDIAKSATKLGRLVTIARIEGAIHDVFLSRPGPRAEAYAVLRRWVTGCLASRHP, translated from the coding sequence ATGGCGGAGGAGTGGATCCCCGACATCCTGGGCGGGCCGTTCGAGCAGCTCACGCTGCCGCTCGGCGAGGACGACGAGGGTCCGGTCGTCGCGACGCTCGTGCGGAGCATCCGAAATCCCCTTCTGTCGCTGTTCAGCCCGCTGCGCGACGTGGACGTGCTCGCGGTGCACGGGTGGTCGGACTACTTCTTCCAGACCGAGCTCGCGGAGTTCTGGAACGGCCTCGGGGCACGGTTCTACGCGCTCGATCTGCGCAAGTACGGCCGCAGCATGCGGGCCGGGCAGACGCCGGGCTACGTGGCGCGACTCGACGAGTACGACGAGGACATCGAGGCGGCGCTCGACGCGATGGGCCATGGTGCCGGCTGGTCGAGAGGCGCGCGGCGGCTCGTGCTGCTCGGGCACTCCACGGGCGGGCTGACGCTCTCGCTGTGGGCGGCACGTCACGCCGGCCGTGCCGCCGCCGTCGTGCTCAACTCCCCGTGGCTCGAGCTGCAGCTCGGATCGGTCGCGCGGCAGGCCATCGCGCCACTCGTCGACCTCCGCGCGCGGATCGACCCGCTCGGACAGCACCCCGCCGTCGACCTCGGCTTCTACACGCGTGCGCAGACCGAGGTCGGCGTGCTGCCGGCGCCGGCGTACCGGACCGACTGGCGGCCTCCGCGCGGCTTCCCGACGCACCCGGGGTGGCTCGCCGCCGTGCTCGAGGGGCACCGGCGCATCGCAGCGGGCGTCGACGTCGGCGCCCCCACGCTCGTGCTCCTGTCGGCGCGGTCGACGCCTCCGCTCTCGTGGAGCGAGGACATGACCTCGAGCGACTCGGTGCTCGTGGTCGACGACATCGCGAAGTCGGCGACCAAGCTCGGCAGGCTCGTCACGATCGCGCGCATCGAGGGCGCGATCCACGACGTCTTCCTGTCGCGACCGGGACCGCGTGCCGAGGCGTACGCGGTGCTGAGGAGGTGGGTGACCGGATGCCTCGCGTCGAGGCATCCGTGA
- a CDS encoding FAD-dependent oxidoreductase, with the protein MTKLRLAIVGAGPAGIYAADILLKAERKFDVSIDLFEQLPAPYGLVRYGVAPDHPRIKGIITALREVLDRGDIRIFGNVRFGEDMTLDDLKRHYNAVIFATGAVHDASLNIPGIDAKGSYGAADFVSWYDGHPDVPREWSLDAASVAVIGNGNVALDVARMLAKHADDLLPTEIPENVYAGLKESKVTDVHVFGRRGPAQVKFTPLELRELGELNDVDMVVYDEDFDYDEASKAAIASNKQVMVIDRVLQSWRQRPSVNNEGGTASRRLHLHFYAKPVEVKTDDEARVCAYVYERTRPDGEGGVVGTGELREVKVQALYRAVGYFGSPLPGVPFDKRHGVIPNHEGQVLRKDSNERVPGVYATGWIKRGPVGLIGHTKSDAMETIRHLINDQGSWWQPVDPSEEAIPRLLAERGVAWTDLEGWHRLDEHEIGLGAPHERARIKVVPRDEMVSISRGE; encoded by the coding sequence ATGACCAAGCTCAGGCTGGCCATCGTCGGCGCCGGCCCCGCCGGTATCTACGCCGCCGACATCCTCCTGAAGGCCGAGCGCAAGTTCGACGTCTCGATCGACCTCTTCGAGCAGCTGCCCGCTCCGTACGGGCTCGTGCGCTACGGCGTGGCTCCCGACCACCCCCGCATCAAGGGCATCATCACGGCCCTGCGCGAGGTGCTCGACCGCGGCGACATCCGCATCTTCGGCAACGTGCGCTTCGGCGAGGACATGACGCTCGACGACCTCAAGCGTCACTACAACGCCGTCATCTTCGCTACGGGCGCCGTGCACGACGCGTCGCTGAACATCCCCGGCATCGACGCGAAGGGCTCCTACGGCGCGGCGGACTTCGTGAGCTGGTACGACGGCCACCCCGACGTACCGCGCGAATGGTCGCTCGACGCCGCGTCCGTCGCCGTGATCGGCAACGGCAACGTCGCGCTCGATGTCGCGCGCATGCTCGCGAAGCACGCCGACGACCTGCTGCCCACCGAGATCCCCGAGAACGTCTACGCGGGGCTGAAGGAGTCGAAGGTCACCGACGTGCACGTGTTCGGCCGCCGCGGCCCCGCGCAGGTGAAGTTCACGCCCCTCGAGCTGCGCGAGCTCGGCGAGCTGAACGACGTCGACATGGTCGTGTACGACGAGGACTTCGACTACGACGAGGCCTCCAAGGCCGCGATCGCGAGCAACAAGCAGGTCATGGTGATCGACCGCGTGCTCCAGTCTTGGCGCCAGCGCCCCTCGGTCAACAACGAGGGCGGCACGGCGTCGCGCCGCCTGCACCTGCACTTCTACGCGAAGCCCGTCGAGGTGAAGACCGATGACGAGGCCCGCGTGTGCGCGTACGTGTACGAGCGCACGCGTCCGGACGGCGAGGGTGGTGTGGTCGGCACGGGCGAGCTGCGCGAGGTGAAGGTGCAGGCGCTCTATCGCGCGGTCGGCTACTTCGGCTCGCCCCTGCCGGGCGTGCCGTTCGACAAGCGCCACGGCGTCATCCCGAACCACGAGGGCCAGGTGCTGCGCAAGGACTCGAACGAGCGCGTGCCCGGCGTCTACGCGACCGGCTGGATCAAGCGCGGGCCGGTGGGTCTGATCGGCCACACGAAGTCCGACGCGATGGAGACGATCCGCCACCTCATCAACGACCAGGGGTCGTGGTGGCAGCCCGTCGACCCGTCCGAAGAGGCGATCCCGCGCCTGCTCGCCGAGCGCGGCGTCGCGTGGACCGATCTCGAGGGCTGGCACCGCCTCGACGAGCACGAGATCGGCCTGGGTGCGCCGCACGAGCGCGCCCGCATCAAGGTCGTGCCGCGCGACGAGATGGTGTCGATCTCTCGCGGCGAGTAG
- a CDS encoding polyprenyl synthetase family protein, with protein MTPSAPGSRIASKLGLTDRIFAGPRSRRLMATVDAGLERVDECLRTELHVSDALADATSRYLYDAGGKRVRPMLALLTAQLGEGTTDEVVQAATALELTHLGSLYHDDVMDAADRRRGVPSAHAVWGNSVAILTGDLLFSRASQLMARNGERAIRLQADTFERLVLGQMHETVGAQPDDDPVEFYLQVLADKTGSLIAAAAEAGVIFSNAPAEYQRPMSVFGEKAGVAFQLLDDVIDLSPDPAETGKVPGTDLRAGVPTMPYLLLGRADDDESRALRGRIDEGVAAIAEGADPAVLDADLALLRDHSATAATLDLANSWSRDAIEALAPVPDGPVREALTRFAQAVADRSS; from the coding sequence GTGACCCCCTCAGCGCCGGGCTCGCGCATCGCGAGCAAGCTGGGCCTCACCGACCGCATCTTCGCCGGGCCGAGGTCCCGCCGGCTGATGGCGACCGTCGACGCAGGCCTCGAGCGCGTCGACGAGTGCCTGCGCACCGAGCTCCATGTCTCCGACGCGCTCGCCGACGCGACGAGCCGCTACCTCTACGACGCGGGCGGCAAGCGCGTGCGGCCCATGCTGGCGCTGCTGACCGCGCAGCTCGGCGAGGGCACGACCGACGAAGTCGTCCAGGCGGCGACCGCGCTCGAGCTCACGCATCTCGGATCGCTGTACCACGACGACGTGATGGACGCCGCCGACCGTCGCCGCGGAGTGCCCAGCGCACACGCGGTGTGGGGCAACAGCGTCGCGATCCTCACGGGTGACCTCCTCTTCTCGCGCGCGAGCCAGCTCATGGCCCGCAACGGCGAGCGCGCCATCCGGCTCCAGGCCGACACGTTCGAGCGCCTCGTGCTGGGGCAGATGCACGAGACCGTCGGCGCTCAGCCCGACGACGATCCGGTCGAGTTCTACCTGCAGGTGCTCGCCGACAAGACCGGCTCGCTGATCGCGGCGGCCGCAGAGGCAGGCGTGATCTTCTCGAACGCGCCGGCCGAGTACCAGAGGCCGATGTCGGTGTTCGGCGAGAAGGCGGGCGTCGCGTTCCAGTTGCTCGACGATGTGATCGACCTGTCCCCCGACCCCGCCGAGACCGGCAAGGTGCCCGGCACAGACCTGCGCGCGGGCGTCCCCACGATGCCGTACCTTCTGCTCGGCCGAGCCGACGACGACGAGTCGCGCGCGCTGCGCGGCCGGATCGACGAGGGTGTGGCGGCGATCGCCGAGGGCGCCGACCCGGCGGTGCTCGACGCCGACCTGGCTCTCCTTCGCGATCACTCAGCAACCGCCGCTACGCTCGACCTGGCGAATTCCTGGTCGCGCGACGCGATCGAGGCTCTGGCGCCCGTGCCCGACGGGCCCGTGCGCGAAGCGCTCACACGGTTCGCGCAGGCCGTCGCCGACCGCTCCAGCTAG
- a CDS encoding demethylmenaquinone methyltransferase yields MTASTPEHQPNRADLHKDPARVSGMFDQVARGYDRTNTVLSLGNDRMWRVATTRAVAPKRGERILDLAAGTGASSVSLARSGAEVVAADFSPGMIAEGRRRHGPGAPGGGIRNLSFVEADATALPFGDDEFDAVTMSFGLRNVNDPKKALRELLRVTKPGGRLVICEFSHPPSRAFRGLYRFYNDRVLPVVAKTVSSNADAYDYLNESIKDWPDQRRLAAWIREAGWTDVAYRNLSLGIVALHRAVKPVGDR; encoded by the coding sequence GTGACCGCGAGCACGCCCGAGCACCAGCCCAACCGCGCCGACCTGCACAAGGACCCGGCGCGCGTGAGCGGCATGTTCGACCAGGTCGCGCGCGGCTACGACCGCACCAACACGGTGCTGAGCCTCGGCAACGACCGCATGTGGCGCGTGGCGACCACGCGCGCGGTCGCGCCCAAGCGCGGGGAGCGCATCCTCGACCTCGCCGCCGGCACGGGTGCGTCGAGCGTGTCGCTCGCCCGCAGCGGCGCAGAGGTCGTCGCGGCGGACTTCTCGCCCGGCATGATCGCCGAAGGGCGGCGCCGGCACGGCCCGGGTGCGCCGGGCGGCGGCATCCGCAATCTCTCGTTCGTCGAGGCGGATGCCACGGCCCTCCCGTTCGGCGACGACGAGTTCGACGCCGTGACGATGTCGTTCGGGCTGCGCAACGTGAACGACCCGAAGAAGGCGCTGCGCGAGCTGCTGCGCGTCACCAAGCCCGGCGGGAGGCTCGTGATCTGCGAGTTCTCGCACCCGCCGTCGCGCGCGTTCCGAGGGCTCTACCGCTTCTACAACGACCGCGTCCTTCCCGTCGTCGCGAAGACCGTGAGCTCGAACGCCGACGCGTACGACTACCTCAACGAGTCGATCAAGGACTGGCCGGATCAGCGGCGGCTTGCGGCGTGGATCCGCGAGGCGGGGTGGACGGATGTCGCGTACCGCAACCTCTCGCTGGGCATCGTCGCCCTGCACCGCGCCGTCAAGCCTGTCGGCGATCGTTAG
- a CDS encoding DUF402 domain-containing protein produces MTTHTTPAKRPAPGTRVIFRWRKWNGGDHWVHECVYLGSDEWGDWFGQPAGWRSHRPGRELTAAAANVTLVPASGDYALTHNVSPPATYRIYIDLAWDVHWEGAEPTGIDMDLDVVWAVDGRGLFIDDRDEWDEHRVEYGYPLDVVEHLESLAVDLEARVREGAAPFDDSTARRWLDRLAAAVPA; encoded by the coding sequence GTGACGACGCACACCACTCCCGCGAAGCGGCCGGCACCCGGCACGCGGGTGATCTTCCGGTGGCGCAAGTGGAACGGCGGCGACCACTGGGTGCACGAGTGCGTGTATCTCGGCAGCGACGAGTGGGGCGACTGGTTCGGGCAGCCTGCGGGCTGGCGCAGCCACCGCCCGGGCCGGGAACTCACCGCCGCGGCCGCGAACGTGACGCTCGTGCCGGCGAGCGGCGACTACGCACTGACGCACAACGTGAGCCCGCCCGCGACCTACCGCATCTACATCGACCTCGCGTGGGATGTGCACTGGGAGGGCGCGGAGCCGACCGGCATCGACATGGACCTCGACGTCGTGTGGGCGGTCGACGGGCGCGGCCTGTTCATCGACGACCGCGACGAGTGGGACGAGCACCGCGTCGAGTACGGCTACCCGCTCGATGTCGTCGAGCACCTCGAGTCGCTCGCCGTCGACCTCGAAGCGCGCGTGCGCGAGGGCGCCGCGCCGTTCGACGACTCCACCGCGCGGCGCTGGCTCGACAGGCTGGCGGCCGCCGTGCCCGCCTAG
- a CDS encoding isochorismate synthase: MDPHRPPRLVVETREIDPVEDLLAYADPAAPLAWLRRSDGIVGIGGTVTGFEGGGETSPAGIDPADVPPPAEAWRHLTAAAEVDDPVGLPGTGLVAFGAFVFDRRSHSSSRLIVPRAIIGRHSGRSWVTRIRAEGVGLPEPVIEPIPYGPYWSGTLGPGALDPAGYQDAVRAALDAIAAGEVGKVVLARDLVGTIPAGSDIRRLARALANDYPDTWTYAVDGLIGASPETLVTVSGGAVTARVLAGTIPRGTDADDDAHASEELAHSAKNIDEHRYAVESVLEVLRPYTRELRAADEPYTLELPNLWHLATDVAGELHDHASALDLVEALHPTAAVAGTPTDAAVELIRRLEPFDRGRYAGPVGWVDAHGDGEWAIALRCAQIGAGPVRRHAEYSDTIPVIAHAGAGIVAGSDPEAELIETRVKFRPIVDALA; this comes from the coding sequence ATCGACCCGCACCGCCCGCCGCGACTGGTGGTCGAGACCCGGGAGATCGACCCCGTCGAGGATCTGCTCGCCTACGCCGACCCGGCCGCGCCGCTCGCGTGGCTGCGCCGCTCCGACGGGATCGTGGGCATCGGCGGCACGGTCACCGGGTTCGAGGGCGGCGGAGAAACCTCGCCCGCCGGAATCGACCCAGCCGACGTGCCGCCGCCGGCGGAGGCATGGCGACACCTCACGGCCGCCGCCGAGGTCGATGATCCCGTCGGACTGCCCGGCACGGGCCTCGTCGCGTTCGGCGCCTTCGTGTTCGATCGCCGTTCGCACTCGTCGAGCCGGCTCATCGTCCCGCGCGCGATCATCGGGCGGCACAGCGGGCGCTCCTGGGTGACCCGGATCCGGGCCGAGGGCGTCGGCCTTCCCGAGCCGGTCATCGAGCCCATCCCCTACGGTCCGTACTGGTCGGGCACGCTCGGCCCCGGCGCCCTCGATCCCGCCGGCTATCAGGACGCCGTGCGCGCCGCGCTCGACGCGATCGCGGCCGGAGAGGTCGGCAAGGTCGTGCTCGCGCGCGATCTCGTCGGCACGATCCCGGCGGGCTCCGACATCCGGCGCCTCGCGCGGGCCCTCGCGAACGACTACCCCGACACGTGGACGTACGCGGTCGACGGCCTCATCGGCGCGAGTCCCGAGACGCTCGTCACGGTGTCGGGCGGCGCGGTGACCGCCCGCGTGCTCGCGGGCACGATCCCGCGCGGGACGGATGCGGACGACGACGCGCACGCGTCGGAAGAGCTCGCGCACAGCGCCAAGAACATCGACGAGCACCGGTACGCCGTCGAGAGCGTTCTGGAGGTCCTGCGCCCGTACACGCGCGAGCTGCGCGCCGCCGACGAGCCGTACACGCTCGAGTTGCCGAACCTGTGGCACCTCGCGACCGACGTCGCCGGCGAGCTTCACGACCACGCCTCGGCCCTCGACCTCGTCGAGGCGCTCCACCCCACCGCGGCCGTCGCCGGAACGCCGACGGATGCCGCGGTCGAGCTGATCCGCCGACTCGAGCCGTTCGACCGCGGTCGCTACGCCGGTCCGGTCGGCTGGGTCGACGCACACGGCGACGGCGAGTGGGCGATCGCACTGCGCTGCGCGCAGATCGGCGCGGGTCCGGTACGCCGACACGCGGAGTACAGCGACACGATCCCGGTGATCGCGCATGCCGGTGCGGGGATCGTCGCGGGCAGCGACCCCGAGGCGGAGCTCATCGAGACGCGCGTGAAGTTCCGGCCGATCGTGGACGCCCTGGCATGA